The following proteins are co-located in the Patescibacteria group bacterium genome:
- the corA gene encoding magnesium/cobalt transporter CorA, giving the protein MKLSQISPTKFFQRSIKKSDHKEGVLITHPQEETTQTKVELISFNTESYFQEYVIDLEKLDTSIKKKHCNWINVTGLRDVRKIEKIGQEFELNHLLMQDVLHTRQRPKYELNDGTIFIVVKMFVLDSNKEIHAEQVSFIFKDELVATFQETEGDVFGFIRNNIKDGGKRIRSMGCDYLVYELLDAIVDNYFTVLEELGDRIEAIEEELLINPTSDTLHKLNKIKQDSMLLRRSLWPLRDVVSRFEREEITLVKNSTRPYIRDIYDHSIQAIEAIESYRDVLSGMVDIYLSSISNRMNAIMKVLTIISTIFIPLTFLVGVYGMNFRNMPELYWHYGYHGVWVVIISTAVFMVAYFKRKKWF; this is encoded by the coding sequence ATGAAACTATCACAAATATCTCCTACGAAGTTTTTTCAGAGATCTATTAAAAAATCGGATCACAAGGAAGGTGTATTAATAACACATCCGCAGGAGGAAACAACTCAGACTAAAGTGGAGTTGATATCTTTTAACACGGAAAGCTATTTTCAGGAGTATGTTATAGATCTGGAAAAACTGGATACTTCCATCAAGAAGAAACACTGTAACTGGATAAACGTTACCGGATTGCGCGATGTCCGGAAGATTGAAAAAATTGGTCAGGAGTTTGAATTGAATCATCTGCTGATGCAGGATGTTTTGCATACCCGCCAGCGCCCTAAATATGAGCTGAATGATGGAACAATTTTTATTGTGGTAAAAATGTTTGTTCTTGATTCCAATAAAGAAATACATGCCGAGCAGGTAAGTTTCATATTTAAAGATGAACTAGTGGCGACATTTCAAGAAACGGAGGGCGATGTTTTTGGCTTTATCAGAAATAACATCAAGGATGGCGGTAAAAGAATCAGATCAATGGGCTGTGATTATCTGGTTTATGAATTGTTGGATGCGATTGTTGATAACTATTTTACTGTATTGGAAGAGCTGGGAGATAGAATAGAAGCCATTGAGGAGGAACTATTGATTAATCCAACTTCAGATACTCTGCACAAGCTGAACAAGATTAAGCAGGATTCAATGTTGCTTCGCAGATCCTTATGGCCACTCCGTGATGTGGTTAGCCGTTTTGAACGGGAAGAAATAACACTGGTGAAAAATAGTACCCGTCCGTATATCCGTGATATTTATGACCATTCCATCCAGGCGATCGAAGCTATCGAATCCTATCGCGATGTGTTGTCCGGCATGGTTGATATATATTTATCATCGATCAGCAATCGCATGAACGCAATTATGAAAGTTTTAACGATTATTTCCACCATATTTATTCCTTTAACTTTTTTAGTTGGCGTTTACGGTATGAATTTCCGCAATATGCCAGAGCTCTATTGGCACTATGGTTATCATGGTGTGTGGGTTGTGATCATTTCTACCGCCGTATTTATGGTAGCTTACTTTAAAAGAAAAAAGTGGTTTTAA
- the rpmG gene encoding 50S ribosomal protein L33, producing MSQDNLIKMECTECKRINYHSKKNKKTLKERLEMKKHCKWCKKHTVHKETK from the coding sequence ATGTCACAAGATAATCTAATAAAAATGGAATGTACAGAATGCAAACGCATTAATTATCATTCCAAAAAGAACAAGAAAACTCTCAAAGAAAGACTTGAGATGAAAAAGCACTGTAAGTGGTGCAAAAAACACACTGTCCATAAAGAAACCAAATAG